In a single window of the Phycisphaerales bacterium genome:
- a CDS encoding polysaccharide biosynthesis/export family protein, which translates to MRAALHPCVPCKGRYLSTGLFLAVLVWSAGGCKDNRITVGEMKQIEAHLAQRDPVAVDPAQLALTDMHPYRIRPGDVLAVRMVGLQQDRYAMTPLQVRVYADGKISLPVVGNVQVGGLELGAAEQAIIAAHVPSVVKDMSVYIELTGPEATTVFVTGAVNQPGILALRQNERNVIYAVALSGGFTPASSGRIKVTRIRPERGEIHLDLYDPNDLRRALLGPPLEPGDIVDVEAAEASVIYVTGVLNAPAPLMIPPRTELSLLRVLAASGGLTDFIGPNEATLRRRLANGDFVQVKLDLAKIQLGEAEDIALRAGDILEVPHTVDSRLRQWFAENIRVGPFGVTAIYDPVSDYRARILRNDRNDESVFRRTLLNTFGVGLSDLLVPLPVAPVAP; encoded by the coding sequence GTGCGTGCTGCTCTTCATCCGTGCGTACCCTGCAAAGGGCGGTATCTGTCGACCGGGCTGTTCCTCGCGGTGCTGGTGTGGTCGGCCGGGGGGTGCAAGGACAACCGCATCACAGTTGGCGAGATGAAGCAGATCGAGGCGCACCTGGCGCAGCGTGATCCGGTCGCGGTGGATCCGGCCCAGTTGGCCCTGACCGACATGCATCCGTACCGGATCCGGCCGGGTGATGTGCTGGCGGTGCGCATGGTGGGTTTACAGCAAGATCGTTACGCCATGACGCCCCTTCAGGTGCGGGTGTATGCGGACGGCAAGATCAGTCTGCCGGTGGTGGGAAATGTGCAGGTCGGCGGGCTCGAACTGGGTGCGGCAGAGCAGGCGATCATCGCCGCGCATGTGCCGAGTGTCGTGAAGGACATGTCGGTCTACATCGAGCTGACGGGACCGGAAGCAACGACCGTGTTCGTCACGGGGGCGGTGAACCAGCCGGGTATCCTGGCGTTGCGGCAGAACGAGCGCAACGTGATTTACGCGGTCGCCTTGTCGGGCGGCTTTACACCGGCCAGCTCGGGACGCATCAAGGTGACGCGTATCCGTCCGGAGCGCGGTGAAATACACCTGGACCTCTATGATCCGAACGATCTGCGGCGGGCGCTCTTGGGGCCGCCGCTGGAGCCGGGCGACATCGTGGACGTGGAGGCCGCCGAGGCGAGTGTGATTTACGTCACGGGCGTACTGAACGCGCCGGCGCCGTTGATGATTCCCCCGCGAACGGAACTGTCGCTGCTGCGGGTGCTGGCGGCGTCGGGTGGGTTGACGGACTTCATCGGTCCGAACGAAGCGACGCTGCGGCGGCGGCTCGCGAACGGGGATTTCGTGCAGGTCAAGCTCGATCTGGCGAAGATTCAACTCGGCGAGGCGGAAGACATCGCGCTGCGGGCCGGGGACATACTCGAAGTTCCGCACACGGTGGATTCGCGGCTGCGGCAGTGGTTCGCGGAGAACATTCGGGTGGGTCCGTTCGGCGTAACGGCGATCTACGATCCGGTGTCGGATTACCGGGCGCGCATCCTGCGGAATGATCGCAATGACGAAAGCGTGTTCCGTCGCACACTCCTGAACACTTTCGGGGTGGGACTCTCGGATCTGCTGGTGCCGCTGCCGGTTGCCCCGGTCGCGCCGTAA